Genomic DNA from Comamonas resistens:
TGTCGCCGCAGGCGGCCTACATGAGCTTCAGCTCCGGCCCCGATTCACCTCAGAGCCCGCGCTCCAAGGAGGCCATCGCCCAGTACTACGGCGGCATGGTGGCGGCCAACTGCCACCAGATCGAGCACGCCATCGACCGTCTCGTCGCCGACCGCGACCATGTGACGGCCGAAGGGGCGCTGCGTATCGCCTACCCCACGGAGGTGTTGCGAGCCATGGGCCGGGCGGTGGATGGCGACGCTCCCTACTATTTGTTCGAGGCGCGCCTGCTCATTGTCTGGGGCTTCGACGAGCACAGCCTGGTGCGCTGCGAGGACTCCTACATCGCGGGCGACGGCTTCGCTGGAATTGAAGCGAGACCGCTGCAGCAGAAGGATATCTTCGCGCTCGTGACTGACCAGAGTTAATGTACGGATCACCTTCTCGCTTCCTAGCTGGGACGGCTGAGGGTGGTTGATTTTTTAGATCATTTCCCGTGCTTTCAAGACCCGTTATGCCTGAGTGCAAACGGGTTTTTTTTATGCATGTAGGTGCGGAAGCTGGCTTTCCAGGGTCTGACATTAGTCTCATCAGACGATGGCCGAAAGAGGTTGCAACCGTACTATCCGCTCGCCTGTCGATGGTGCAGGTAAGAGGATGCGATGAAGCTCCGTTTGTAGCCGCGAAAAAGTAAAAAACCAGAACCTAGGAGACATTGATGAAGCGTGTAATGGGAAAGACCCCGCTTGCTGTGGCGGTGGGGCTGATTGTGGCGGTATCGGCCCAGGCCAAAGTGTCTGCCAGCGATGCAGAGCGCTTAGGTAAGGACTTGACTTGTGTCGGCGCGATCAAGGCAGGCAACAAGGAGGGCACGATTCCCGAGTTCACCGGCAAGTGGTTGGGCGCGCCGCCCGGCGTGCGGCATAACCCCCACAGCGGCGAGCATCCGGTGGACATTTATGCCGACGAAAAGCCGCT
This window encodes:
- a CDS encoding nuclear transport factor 2 family protein encodes the protein MTYKIDPRKQLRAIEARLAQPGDDAKTVRNLRKMLEHMHAEALGDFETLMATVSPQAAYMSFSSGPDSPQSPRSKEAIAQYYGGMVAANCHQIEHAIDRLVADRDHVTAEGALRIAYPTEVLRAMGRAVDGDAPYYLFEARLLIVWGFDEHSLVRCEDSYIAGDGFAGIEARPLQQKDIFALVTDQS